From the Bacillus tuaregi genome, one window contains:
- a CDS encoding DeoR/GlpR family DNA-binding transcription regulator, translating to MLTPERHQLILDLLKRKNIVKLQELVDMTNTSESTIRRDLIQLEERKQLKRIHGGAARLQGKLQELTMMEKSFKNLQQKKEIAKFAAGLIDEGDSIYLDAGSTVKEMIEFLPSENIVVVTNGLTHIHPLLERRIPTYVIGGFAKHKTDALVGRMALASLEEYRFDKCFIGVNGIHPELGFTTPDQEEAVIKEKAIALSREAFVLGDQTKFSEVSFAKIADINKATIITNELEDDTAEMYMGKTKIKVVTI from the coding sequence ATGTTAACTCCTGAACGACATCAATTGATATTAGATCTATTAAAAAGGAAAAATATTGTGAAATTACAAGAACTTGTTGATATGACGAATACATCTGAATCAACGATTCGCAGAGATTTAATACAATTGGAGGAAAGAAAGCAACTAAAAAGAATTCACGGTGGTGCAGCTCGACTGCAGGGAAAGCTTCAAGAATTGACCATGATGGAAAAATCCTTCAAAAACCTTCAACAAAAAAAAGAAATAGCCAAATTTGCGGCTGGCTTAATCGATGAGGGTGACTCCATTTACTTGGATGCCGGTTCAACAGTAAAAGAAATGATTGAATTTCTACCGTCCGAAAATATTGTGGTCGTAACAAACGGGTTAACGCATATCCATCCTTTACTCGAAAGAAGGATTCCAACCTATGTTATTGGTGGATTTGCGAAGCATAAAACAGACGCACTTGTAGGAAGAATGGCTTTAGCGAGTCTAGAGGAATACCGTTTTGATAAATGTTTCATTGGTGTGAATGGAATCCATCCCGAACTAGGATTCACGACACCTGATCAGGAAGAAGCAGTGATAAAGGAAAAAGCTATTGCTCTTTCTCGGGAAGCATTTGTTTTGGGTGATCAAACGAAATTCTCAGAAGTTTCATTTGCCAAAATTGCTGATATAAACAAAGCAACAATTATTACAAATGAGTTGGAGGATGACACAGCAGAAATGTATATGGGGAAAACAAAAATAAAGGTTGTGACAATATGA
- a CDS encoding DUF445 domain-containing protein — MSSKKKESKQIALYSLIIMGIGFIATIPFQGTFWVDLLQGGFEAGLVGGLADWFAVTALFRHPLGIPIPHTALLPNNRNRITQALVRTIKRDWLSKESIQEKVQEVPFTEKLIPILNKQVRTEITRKAMINLIQQAIKSIDIEKLTPVVKKQIISVLSTIEVKKILQYISTLLLNEQFDKKALDYLLQKAEVWLNQPQTKYKLGNISMNVLNNVEVDGFLQFAVKSLQSILNEEKLGSIIKNVLISGINSLKHEEDPNREALIQYIQKEIQAINDNHKLIVLLENWRKDALEKWKPDNKITEVLSSLKEKTLEFIVEDSFFDSYLVPIISQVLDYLKVNQSQIDQWIQNQITLFVEKNHSKIGHLVQENLEKLSNDELIDMVENNLGKDLQWIRVNGAVCGFFIGLILTGIHALLRLI; from the coding sequence ATGAGTTCAAAAAAGAAAGAATCAAAACAAATTGCACTGTATTCTCTCATTATTATGGGAATTGGTTTTATCGCTACCATTCCTTTTCAAGGGACCTTTTGGGTGGATTTATTACAAGGTGGGTTCGAGGCCGGCCTTGTCGGGGGCTTAGCTGATTGGTTTGCCGTAACAGCCCTATTTCGTCATCCGCTTGGCATACCGATACCACATACGGCACTCCTGCCGAATAATCGCAATCGAATTACCCAAGCACTTGTCCGGACAATCAAAAGGGATTGGCTTTCGAAGGAAAGTATCCAGGAAAAGGTTCAAGAGGTTCCCTTTACAGAAAAGCTTATTCCGATCCTAAACAAACAGGTACGAACTGAAATCACGCGAAAGGCAATGATTAACCTTATACAACAAGCAATTAAGTCTATTGACATCGAGAAATTAACACCTGTTGTCAAAAAACAAATCATCTCGGTACTTTCTACTATCGAAGTCAAGAAAATACTTCAATACATTAGTACATTATTGCTAAATGAACAATTCGATAAGAAAGCATTAGATTATCTACTGCAAAAAGCGGAAGTATGGTTAAATCAACCACAAACCAAATATAAATTAGGAAATATTTCAATGAATGTCTTGAACAATGTTGAAGTTGATGGTTTTCTTCAGTTTGCTGTTAAATCTCTCCAAAGCATTCTTAACGAAGAAAAACTAGGTAGTATCATAAAAAATGTTTTAATAAGCGGGATTAACAGCTTAAAGCATGAAGAAGACCCTAATCGTGAAGCCTTAATCCAGTACATTCAAAAAGAAATACAAGCAATAAACGATAACCATAAGCTAATTGTGCTCCTTGAAAACTGGCGTAAAGATGCCCTAGAGAAATGGAAGCCTGACAATAAGATAACCGAAGTACTTTCTAGTTTGAAGGAAAAGACATTGGAATTTATTGTGGAGGACTCTTTTTTCGATTCCTATCTAGTACCGATTATCAGCCAAGTATTAGACTATCTTAAAGTTAATCAATCTCAAATTGATCAATGGATACAAAACCAAATCACTCTTTTTGTAGAAAAAAATCACTCAAAGATTGGCCACCTTGTTCAAGAGAATTTAGAGAAGCTATCCAATGATGAACTGATTGATATGGTAGAAAATAATTTAGGGAAAGATTTGCAATGGATTCGTGTCAACGGGGCAGTATGCGGATTTTTTATTGGATTGATTTTGACTGGAATCCATGCCTTATTAAGATTAATTTAA
- a CDS encoding YitT family protein encodes MFRTVFRIICLGACACLFAFAFNVFLLPHHLLSGGVAGIAALIHHFVDVNSGIILFTMNIPLFILGLIYLGKKFVLHTIYTVTVLSLALKFIPIYAISEDIFLSSVIGGALYGLAVGIIIRLGSSTGGTDIISLTVSKRTNMQVGFLNICMNLFVVFSSGFVFGWDITLYTIIAIYVAGRAVDMVYTNQNKLTLTIVTDKAEQLTEELLKLHPRGITISEAEGAYTHRPRKILTTVITKFELNETKHKIKEIDANAFVNITQTLEVLGRFRRD; translated from the coding sequence ATGTTTCGGACTGTATTTCGCATCATTTGTTTAGGAGCTTGCGCTTGTCTTTTTGCGTTTGCTTTTAATGTTTTTCTTCTTCCGCATCACCTATTATCTGGGGGGGTAGCCGGTATAGCTGCTCTTATTCACCATTTTGTGGATGTTAATTCGGGAATTATCTTATTTACAATGAATATACCATTATTTATATTAGGCTTAATTTATCTAGGTAAAAAATTTGTCCTTCATACCATCTACACCGTAACCGTTCTATCCTTAGCGCTCAAATTCATACCGATATACGCGATAAGTGAAGATATCTTCTTATCATCTGTAATTGGAGGAGCATTATATGGATTGGCAGTCGGAATTATTATACGTTTGGGCAGTTCTACAGGCGGAACTGATATTATTAGCCTAACGGTTTCGAAACGAACGAATATGCAGGTTGGTTTTTTAAATATTTGCATGAACCTATTCGTTGTATTTAGTTCGGGGTTTGTTTTTGGCTGGGATATTACCTTATACACAATCATTGCGATTTATGTAGCCGGACGAGCAGTGGACATGGTCTATACGAATCAAAATAAACTAACGTTAACCATTGTAACCGATAAGGCAGAACAATTAACGGAGGAACTGTTAAAATTACACCCAAGAGGCATTACCATTTCTGAGGCAGAGGGAGCTTATACACACAGACCGAGGAAAATCTTAACAACGGTCATTACTAAATTTGAGTTAAATGAAACAAAGCATAAAATAAAAGAAATCGATGCTAACGCATTTGTAAATATCACACAGACCCTTGAAGTACTGGGTAGATTTAGAAGAGATTGA
- the hprK gene encoding HPr(Ser) kinase/phosphatase, producing the protein MSTITIQQLADKLNLEILAGKQGLERSIDNDDIHRPGLELTGYFRFFPKERIQLLGRQEITYLHSLTKEQRDERIGNVIKKQPPCMIITHNQEGLNYLIKHCNEEGVALLRAKEKTTRVISTLNNYLEKELAKSIGIHAVCMNVFGVGLLIRGESGIGKSETALSLIEKGHRLISDDLVILKSIDPETLIGTHNQTNRDFLSLRGIGMINVPRLYGSGSFQDETTIRLDIFLSAWDEKKYYDAIVHRNEMIDYLDVPVPHIEIPVRPGRDIAALIEVAAKNWRLQQQGYTAINEFSERIGKMKEEGSITSVGPEA; encoded by the coding sequence ATGAGTACGATTACAATCCAACAATTAGCAGATAAGCTGAATTTAGAAATTCTCGCAGGAAAACAGGGTCTTGAACGCAGCATTGATAATGATGATATCCATCGTCCTGGTCTTGAATTAACTGGCTATTTTCGATTTTTTCCGAAGGAAAGAATCCAGCTATTGGGTAGACAAGAAATAACCTATTTACATTCACTCACAAAGGAACAACGTGACGAAAGAATCGGAAATGTGATAAAAAAGCAACCGCCATGTATGATTATTACTCATAATCAGGAAGGTCTTAACTATTTGATTAAACATTGTAACGAAGAAGGTGTAGCACTACTTCGAGCAAAGGAAAAAACAACAAGAGTCATTAGCACTTTAAATAATTATTTGGAAAAGGAATTAGCCAAAAGTATCGGGATTCATGCTGTTTGTATGAATGTTTTTGGGGTAGGCTTATTAATTAGAGGAGAAAGCGGAATTGGGAAAAGTGAGACAGCCCTTTCATTAATCGAAAAGGGACACCGTTTAATTTCAGATGATTTAGTGATACTAAAAAGTATTGACCCAGAAACCTTAATTGGAACCCATAATCAGACAAATCGGGATTTTCTATCATTACGTGGCATCGGTATGATTAACGTACCAAGGCTCTATGGATCTGGTTCCTTTCAGGATGAAACAACCATTCGGTTAGATATTTTCCTATCAGCGTGGGATGAAAAGAAATATTATGACGCCATTGTTCACCGTAATGAAATGATTGATTACTTGGACGTCCCTGTCCCTCATATTGAGATACCCGTCCGTCCGGGCCGGGATATTGCCGCGCTGATAGAGGTTGCAGCCAAAAATTGGCGTTTACAGCAGCAAGGCTATACGGCTATCAATGAATTTTCTGAACGAATTGGGAAAATGAAGGAAGAAGGTTCTATTACTTCTGTTGGACCTGAAGCATGA
- a CDS encoding metal-sensitive transcriptional regulator, with amino-acid sequence MEYDKSIKNRLRRIEGQIKGVLGMMEQGKDCREIVTQLSAARNALDRTMGVIVSANLEHCVRVNVEKGEGTEHLVKEAVELLIKSR; translated from the coding sequence GACAAAAGTATAAAAAATCGTTTAAGACGAATTGAAGGCCAAATAAAAGGTGTACTTGGTATGATGGAGCAGGGGAAGGATTGCCGAGAAATTGTTACTCAGTTATCAGCAGCACGCAATGCACTTGACCGTACAATGGGTGTTATTGTTAGTGCTAATCTAGAGCATTGTGTTCGTGTAAATGTCGAAAAAGGTGAAGGAACAGAGCATTTAGTAAAGGAAGCAGTGGAATTGTTAATAAAAAGTCGTTAA